From Paenibacillus sp. PK3_47, the proteins below share one genomic window:
- a CDS encoding ADP-heptose synthase produces MSRQFVTEAVMMAIYGQLLLPQSPVEYIVPYTSVMELYELRDSDEPLMNRPDDDKHVKSKIRELIDYFEEPLNSKKINRCLAVPWAKSSGILLGGGQARITIINSVDTAAYGEMFDPIETELLLSSQREKVPVLTDQFELIQRIIEGGIPVQVYDIDDFDFAMEEEPFRSSH; encoded by the coding sequence ATGTCTAGACAATTTGTAACGGAAGCAGTTATGATGGCGATTTACGGCCAGCTTCTTTTACCGCAAAGCCCTGTGGAATATATAGTGCCGTACACCAGCGTCATGGAATTGTATGAACTGCGGGACAGCGATGAACCTTTGATGAACCGGCCTGACGATGACAAGCATGTCAAGTCCAAGATCCGCGAGCTGATCGACTATTTTGAAGAACCGCTCAATTCCAAGAAGATTAACCGCTGCCTTGCAGTCCCATGGGCGAAGAGCTCCGGCATCCTGCTTGGCGGCGGGCAGGCGCGGATTACCATAATCAACAGCGTAGATACTGCTGCATACGGTGAAATGTTTGATCCGATCGAAACCGAGCTGCTGCTCTCTTCCCAGCGGGAGAAGGTACCGGTCCTGACCGACCAGTTCGAGCTGATCCAGCGGATTATCGAAGGGGGAATTCCTGTTCAGGTCTACGACATTGATGACTTCGATTTCGC